DNA sequence from the Raphanus sativus cultivar WK10039 unplaced genomic scaffold, ASM80110v3 Scaffold4003, whole genome shotgun sequence genome:
GGTTTATATCAGATAGAGTGGAGAGAAAGCAAACGGTGAAGATAGAGAGAAGGCGATGAACACTAGTAGTGTTCGAGCTGCTCTTTCCTCCATGAACGCTCCTTCAAAGCATGACACCAATCAAgtaaaaacttttctttctctctctctctgctctaCCACTTTCCACTTTTGTGAATTGCTTTCTTGGTGGGTTATGTTTTAGCTTATGGAAAAAAGTTTCTTCCTTTAGATATGAATACAATCTTCTTAATTATAAATTCTCTCtttggatttttcttttgttaaagaTTCTTAGCTTCAGCATTTGGACTATTTTTCACAAAACCGGTATCTTTGCTTTCTAGAAAAAAGGTTATTCTTATTAGTGAAATTAATGGTCACAGTGAAAGTGATCTATACTCAATTGTTATCTACAAGTGTCTGCATCTGTGTGTGTGTTGTTTTCCACTATCAAAGGCTGAGAGAACACAATCTAGTGTGGTCTTTACAACAAACTCAAGTTTTGCTTCTCTTCCTTTGAgtgtcttctttctttcttcttcttcttctgtatgAGTAACAATGTTTCGTGGTATTCTGAAATCTGCAAAGgaggataagaagaagaagatgatgatggagTCTCAAGGCAATGGAGCTGTAACTACTTCAGGGAAACCTCTGGTGGTTAATCGGCGCAGAGCtaacagagaaaagaaaatggACTTGCTTCAAGATGTATGATATTACtttcttttgagttttttttaatgatcaTGAATTTAAAAGTCTTAAATGTGAATTTTAGGTTGATAAGCTAAAGAGGAAGCTGAGACATGAGGAGAATGTGCATAGAGCATTGGAGAGAGCTTTCACTAGACCTTTAGGAGCTTTACCTCGTCTCCCCTCTTATCTCCCTCGACATGTAAGGTCCCCAAAACATTGAGTAATAATAATCAAActccttgttcttcttctgtgtTTGATTCTTTGGTTTCTTTATCTGATAAAAGACATTGGAGCTTCTTGCTGAAGTAGCTGTTCTTGAAGAAGAAGTGGTTCGGTTAGAGGAACAAGTTGTAAGCTACAGACAAGGTCTATACCAAGAAGCTGTTTACATTTCTTCCAAGAGGAACAACCCAGAGAGTCCTAGTAGTAGTAGTAACAACGGTTTGAAGGAGAATTCTCCCGTCAGAAGCACTAAACACCATCGGTCCAAATCCATGTCCCAACACGAGTTCAATTCTATGATCACTCCTCCTAAAAAGCATCACCAACAGTCTCTTAGTTTTAGCAGAAGCATCTCAACTAGTAGGAAACTCTTCTCCACTGATCAGAGAGTGGCTATAAATGGCAAACAAGCGTCGCCTAAAACGAGTTCGAGCAGTGTTACAAAGCCAGTAGATGTAAGAGGAAAGGAGAATCAGATTAAAGAATCACCTGAGAAGAGGCTTGTTGGCAGGTTCTTGACatctgtgaagaagaagaaacctttGGTTAAGCCAACAGAGGCTGTTGCTGTTGTTCAGTTAGATGATAGATTAGAAGATCAAGACAAAGCGCAGGAGAGTGTTGTCTCTGGATCATCTTCAGAAGACAAATCGGCAAACAGAGTTTCAGAGGATTTACTGAAGTGCCTCTTGAGCATTATCTTGAGGATTAGCTCGTCCAAAGACACCGTGTTGGATCCGTATAGCAACTGTTCAGAATGGAGAGCAAGAGAGCTTGGTGCTTACAAGAATCTTGTCTCGGTTGATGCATCTTCAATTGATCTTggaagaagaagcaatgcttCCCTTCTGATCAATCGTCTCAAGTAAGTTTCTCATTTTAGACAAATGATTGAATACTCTAAAACTCATGTTTTGTGTGTTACTGTTCTTATCTCCAGGTTTTTGCTTAACAAGCTTTCGGTTGTGAATCTAGACGGTCTTAGCCACCAGCAGAAGCTTGCATTCTGGATAAATACTTATAACTCATGTGTGATGAATGTAAGCAAGACTTCTTAGTGTGATAGATTGATAGAGACAGAGAGATATGTCTTGTAAGTATGTTTAAAAGCTGATTCTTGTTAACCTTCATAGGCATTCTTGGAGCATGGGATCCCTGGGACACCTGAGATGGTTGTAGCCCTGATGCAAAAGGTATAAACTCAAAACCAAAATTTGAAACAATGGTTGCTTCATTGTGTTCATCTTTTTGTTGTTATTTCAGGCAACAATCATTGTAGGAGGACACTCCCTAAATGCTATCACAATAGAACACTTCATCTTGAGACTTCCATACCACTTGAAGTTTGTAAGTTCCTTTTGTA
Encoded proteins:
- the LOC130507084 gene encoding uncharacterized protein LOC130507084, which produces MNTSSVRAALSSMNAPSKHDTNQEDKKKKMMMESQGNGAVTTSGKPLVVNRRRANREKKMDLLQDVDKLKRKLRHEENVHRALERAFTRPLGALPRLPSYLPRHTLELLAEVAVLEEEVVRLEEQVVSYRQGLYQEAVYISSKRNNPESPSSSSNNGLKENSPVRSTKHHRSKSMSQHEFNSMITPPKKHHQQSLSFSRSISTSRKLFSTDQRVAINGKQASPKTSSSSVTKPVDVRGKENQIKESPEKRLVGRFLTSVKKKKPLVKPTEAVAVVQLDDRLEDQDKAQESVVSGSSSEDKSANRVSEDLLKCLLSIILRISSSKDTVLDPYSNCSEWRARELGAYKNLVSVDASSIDLGRRSNASLLINRLKFLLNKLSVVNLDGLSHQQKLAFWINTYNSCVMNAFLEHGIPGTPEMVVALMQKATIIVGGHSLNAITIEHFILRLPYHLKFTCPKTATHEEMRAHSTFGLEWSEPLVTFALACGSWSSPSVRVYTAGNVEEELEAAKRDYLQASVGISKKNKLMLPKVLDWYLLDFAKDLESLLDWVCLQLPDELREEALKCMERKNKESLMELVQVVPYDFSFRLLLLHQ